Proteins from a single region of Candidatus Margulisiibacteriota bacterium:
- a CDS encoding four helix bundle protein, giving the protein MWQKAYDFVLEIYKISRSFPKNEQYGLISQICRASISVSANIAERYERQYRKEYIQFLMISKGSLGEIETYLLLAKDLGYISGTEYDQLDSKRQEIAKLLRGLINSLR; this is encoded by the coding sequence GTGTGGCAAAAAGCGTATGATTTTGTTCTGGAAATATACAAAATATCGCGCAGTTTCCCAAAAAATGAACAATATGGCCTTATTTCCCAGATTTGCAGAGCTTCGATTTCTGTATCCGCTAATATTGCCGAAAGATATGAAAGGCAGTACAGAAAAGAATATATCCAATTTTTGATGATATCAAAAGGATCTCTTGGTGAGATAGAAACATATTTATTGTTAGCCAAAGATCTAGGATACATCAGTGGTACCGAATATGATCAACTCGATTCGAAGAGGCAGGAAATAGCAAAGCTTTTGAGAGGACTGATCAACTCTTTGAGATAG